GgtaatatcaattttttttttttttgatcaagTTAGTGTAGTGAGTCTGTTCAGTCTATATAATGAGTTTTGCTGTTTTTTTGTTGTTGCAGGATTGGCATGGGCTACAGATGATATGAGCTTACGAGAAGCTTTTAGCGCGTATGGTGAAGTCCATGAAGGTATGACTGTATTAGTTAATTTAGTGAAGTAAGGAACATGTTGTATTTTATAAATTCTTTATATTTTGTTTTGATTAGCTGAAGTTATTATATTTTGTTTTGATTAGCCGAAGTTACACTTTATGTTATATCTCTCATGGTTTTTTATGGTGTGAAACAGCTAGAGTGATCATGGATAGAGAAACTGGCAGGTCCAGAGGTTTCGGTTTTGTTACTTTTAGTGACTCTGAGGCTGCTTCTGCTGCAATCCAGGCGATGGATCAACGggtatttgttttttttttggttttgttttgtattgttagTGTTTTGGATGGATGTTTTATGATACACCCTGTCTTGTGGTATTACATTTATATTTAAAAAGAATTGGTTTTTTATCAAATATTAAAGAAGTAAGAAAACCATATGTGGATTGGTTTACATTAAATGGGAGATGCTTTGAAGTATTATCTGTAAATGATTGTTGTTAAAATTTTGTAGGAGTTGCATGGTCGAACGGTGAGAGTCAACTATGCAAATGATAGACCACAAGGTGGCGGTGGTTTTGGTGGTGGTGGTTATGGTGGTGGAGGCGGTGGTTATGGAGGCGGTGGTTATGGAGGTGGCGGTGGTGGTtacggtggtggtggtggcggttatgGTGGTGGCGGTAGTGGTGGCTATGGTGGTGATGCTGCTGTTGGTGGTGATACCTTTGGTAGTGGTGGCTACGGTGGAAATAGTGGAGGTAGTTATGGGGGTGGTCAAAactttgttgttggtggtggtgatagcTTTGGTAATGATAGTGCTGATGCTGGAAGAGCTTTTGGTGCAGATGATGGTCCAGTAGAAGGAAGCTACGGGGATCATGATGAGCCTGATGAGTTTGCTAAAAGGGCTTGACCCATGAGTTGACTTTATTTATAAATGGACTGCTGTTTTGCAGCTTAGTATTGTGTTATTTTCAAGTGTTTATTTTCTGGAATTTGAGTTTATGTAAAACTTCTTGATTTCGGTCTCAATCGGGTAAAACTTGATTCATGCTTGCAAGAACAGTTGTTCTTGTGGTTTAGTAGATAAAAGATCGATTCCGTTTATTTCTGTCAACATTTTATGTGGCTTTTATTTTATTCATTGTGTCTCTTTACAATACTTGCATAGAATTATACATATGATAAATAAACACAACAGAACTACAGAATTTAGTGGCTTAATGGGTAAACATGTACTACAAATGGACATCCGTATGCAAAGACCTTGTATCTTTGCTTCAATTTTGTCCTTTCGTTGTAGGGAGAATTTGAAACTGCTTGTCTTTACACTTAAAAAACTCACTGCCCAATTCTATTATCTCATTGAGGTCTTGCTTTTTCATTTCGTCGAGGTATGGTGAAGACCACACGTCTCTTTGCTTCCATCATGTCCTTTTTTGCTGCAAACAGAGTTTGAAACTGCTCTTCATGGTGGTCAAAACTCGAAACGACACTTGCTCATGCTGGTGGTCAAGACTCTAAAAGACGCTCAACGCTCATTTCTATTTATTCTCATTTGAGATCTGCCTTTTTCATTTCTAATTCTGCAGTTTATTTCTTCTCGTCATCCCTTCTTGGGCAGTTGGTCTCTATTCCTATTCCCAAAATCTAGTTTTACGACAACTATCCCAAAAACGAacgtaaaaataatgatttttcaatAAAGATATCGATTTCTCCTCTCATAAAGGTTCCGTTTGAATTTGGTGCACGGAAACGATTATGATTTGAAAGAAAAAAGTAAACAAAAGTGAGCATCCACATAGACGGTACTTCATCGACTACGATGAGGTGGCGCCACATCATTCAATTTTTTTATGCCACGTCATCCAATTTTTTTGCCTACTTTTTCAGTTCAAATATCTAATTTCCAGTTACCACTTTATCAATGAGGTGACGCCCATATGGATACCTAAACGAATATTACCTTCATTGAATTTGATTTTTTttgaaatcaaatattttttttttttttttttttttttttgcgcgcATAAAATTAAAGTCAAGACCCTTGTAGCAAAGGGAAAATATACATATTCCTTTTATCAGAAAATTTTGGGAATTTTGCCCTTTATGAATCATGGGTGGTGGTTAATTCACCCTTCACCATTAGCCTTCTCTAATACACGTCCAACTTCTAGTGACCTCCATAGAAATGGTAGTATTTGAATTCTTGTGTTCAATGGAAAGTTCATTGCACGATCTTTGGCATTCAAGGAAAGCAAGTGCGTGTGTTCTAATGTTTTGATCATTTACTATTGGATAATGAAGTTGATACAACACAATTCAAACAGATCCTTTCTATTGTGTTTCACTTGCAAAAATTCAGCCAAGACATCATATGATCTGAGTGAAGATGAGGTGTTCAAATCATCAATCTCATTTTAACCTAAAATTACAAGTTTTGCAATGGTTCATATTCCATACTATGTTCCATTTCCCAAAAAGAAGATAAAAACATGTTAATTTGCTGTAAATAATCACTtaataaaataaaacaatatacTATCATAAACCTTCACCTAATGTCTACAACAGAATTTTTAAGTTTCTCAACTTCAAAACTTTATTCAGAAAACAACACCCTTTGTGCATTCAAAATTGCAGGAGACCCTTTTCTTGCTTTTTCAACAATATGTTTTATCAACATCTTCTCCATTTCATCTTCATCGAAATCTTTATCATCTTCACTCGTACCACCACCATATCGTAACCAATCGTCATCCCTTTTATAAACAGGCGTTCGTTCAACAATCTCTTCATCTGATTCCTCAAACTTTGCAAACTCGTTACATGCCTCGTTATAAGCATCTAAAGCTTCACCTGATAGATTCAAAACCACTGGTTCATCTATATGGTATTCATCTCCTGCATCACTGCTTGATAATTCTTTCCaggatttgtgattttgggtttgtTTGCTTTCGAGTTCTGCTTCCAATTCTCTGATACGTTCTTCAAGTTGCGATTGAAGAACCTCGTGTAAGCGTAAACTCAGTTCTCTTGGCGAAACTGCGTAGTTTGCAGAATGAGTTGTACTCGTGCTTCCACTTTCATCTTTATTGGTGTTAGCTTGCCAATCTAACATGTCAGCCCTTA
This genomic window from Rutidosis leptorrhynchoides isolate AG116_Rl617_1_P2 chromosome 2, CSIRO_AGI_Rlap_v1, whole genome shotgun sequence contains:
- the LOC139892378 gene encoding glycine-rich RNA-binding protein 2, mitochondrial-like yields the protein MAMAFFNRARGILSQVATKHMNHEMSVASPSIFQMLRCMSSSPKVFVGGLAWATDDMSLREAFSAYGEVHEARVIMDRETGRSRGFGFVTFSDSEAASAAIQAMDQRELHGRTVRVNYANDRPQGGGGFGGGGYGGGGGGYGGGGYGGGGGGYGGGGGGYGGGGSGGYGGDAAVGGDTFGSGGYGGNSGGSYGGGQNFVVGGGDSFGNDSADAGRAFGADDGPVEGSYGDHDEPDEFAKRA